In a single window of the Zea mays cultivar B73 chromosome 5, Zm-B73-REFERENCE-NAM-5.0, whole genome shotgun sequence genome:
- the LOC100283129 gene encoding uncharacterized protein LOC100283129 precursor, translating to MRASALVCFVAVSACIACIAHGGNFYQDTEMTWGQGRGKVVDGGRGLDLSLDRASGSGFQSKDEYLFGKIEMQMKLVPGNSAGTVTTLYLSSQGDAHDEIDLEFLGNVSGEPYTLHTNVFTRGRGQREQQFRLWFDPTADFHTYSVVWNPRHVIFAVDGTPVRDFANREARGVAFPRTQPMRVYASLWNADDWATQGGRVKADWARAPFVASFRGFSADACVWSGGRSQCPVGTMEEAGGGGGWWNQQLSDASYRRMRWVQRKFMIYNYCTDAKRFPQGRGVPAECRLRR from the coding sequence atGAGGGCGTCCGCGCTGGTCTGCTTCGTGGCGGTGTCGGCGTGCATAGCGTGCATCGCGCATGGCGGCAACTTCTACCAGGACACGGAGATGACCTGGGGGCAGGGGCGCGGCAAGGTGGTGGACGGCGGGCGCGGGCTGGACCTGAGCCTGGACAGGGCCTCCGGGTCCGGGTTCCAGTCCAAGGACGAGTACCTGTTCGGCAAGATCGAGATGCAGATGAAGCTGGTGCCTGGCAACTCGGCGGGCACCGTGACGACCTTGTACCTGTCGTCGCAGGGCGACGCGCACGACGAGATCGACCTGGAGTTCCTGGGCAACGTGTCGGGCGAGCCCTACACGCTGCACACGAACGTGTTCACGCGCGGGCGGGGGCAGCGggagcagcagttccgcctctgGTTCGACCCCACCGCCGACTTCCACACCTACTCCGTGGTGTGGAACCCGCGGCACGTCATCTTCGCGGTGGACGGCACGCCGGTGAGGGACTTCGCCAACCGCGAGGCCCGCGGGGTGGCGTTCCCGCGGACGCAGCCCATGCGGGTGTACGCCAGCCTCTGGAACGCCGACGACTGGGCCACGCAGGGCGGCCGCGTCAAGGCGGACTGGGCGCGGGCGCCGTTCGTCGCCTCGTTCCGCGGGTTCAGCGCCGACGCCTGCGTCTGGTCCGGCGGCAGGTCGCAGTGCCCCGTCGGCACCATGGAGGAGGCGGGAGGAGGCGGCGGCTGGTGGAACCAGCAGCTCAGCGACGCCAGCTACCGCCGCATGCGCTGGGTGCAGAGGAAGTTCATGATCTACAACTActgcaccgacgccaagcggttcCCGCAGGGCCGGGGCGTGCCCGCTGAATGCAGGCTCCGGCGATAA